The Oncorhynchus nerka isolate Pitt River linkage group LG9a, Oner_Uvic_2.0, whole genome shotgun sequence genome has a segment encoding these proteins:
- the sall1b gene encoding LOW QUALITY PROTEIN: sal-like protein 1 (The sequence of the model RefSeq protein was modified relative to this genomic sequence to represent the inferred CDS: inserted 1 base in 1 codon), translating to MSRRKQAKPQHVQSDHNLALSERIGGTHDSLATPPILVSCTHVCSRCCAAFVELSDLELHVRDCSPNHLVLIVNDNEDPVSSAEIFHLALSPRKAVEPGETVNNSEMEEYGDLSEEKSEVKEESMNVSRTNNSHCRLDSPSSISSSRKSSTDSKTDIVSCTSVLPISLPQPGSDLLEHQGTFSWFNSNVIIENLESTKVAVAQFPQQSRSDTGSSGSGKMAVSSLMEQLLALQLHQIHQLQLIDQIRHQVLLFASQRSEVSETLTQTPISCPQVSLASTQASQLTTLSSHLSQQLAAAAGLAQSLASQSASIGHFKRLTTKVQLPQSPFGRSIVHSSTEPLQSIRKHIASAVSKPHSRKKYTHASGLYPQLNFSAQTIRNSPALGTGSLLNRSNTPHLPQPPPSNQTLSSAGPSIGTIVQDLNALKALAGQRKGKPSNVTSFEPKSSSKEAFFKHKCRFCAKVFGSDSALQIHLRSHTGERPYKCNICGNRFSTRGNLKVHFQRHKERFPHTQMNPYPVPEHLDNIPTSTGIPYGMSIPPEKTVTCWQDTKPSLATLTTSVGLLLQTGSPNFPFLIKKEEQPVSITAYSSPVVRDSSSAVKSVDLIEAGKVPKFHTMNLKTDNVIPPLTFSSKMSSTTERSADYVSVNVTSISTNPIKLEQFKTKHPFRGGVLDPMQTSETLKLQQLVENIDKKVTDPNECVICNRKLSCQSALKMHYRTHTGERPFRCKVCGRAFSTKGNLKTHHAVHRTTPPLRVHHSCPICQRKFTNAVVLQQHIRMHMGCQIPNTPLSEQNYPMSMESDGGSIDEKKLEKLENPSDDLDFNDSEIAGMSRFNNSSSGSMSSSPSDSTGAGSSDPERTTNYHKPVEEKQVNWFKTKVYDSSSLGGDRSGGSLAVSENTVDKQSLSQSKGVPVCSSPTSFEEMYQKALSQAHINPNLLQFTGTGPLVSLDHLKSLNPLKDPTNMVYTFREQLGIFKNTECDICGKTFACQSALDIHYRSHTRERPFICTACNRGFSTKGNLKQHMLTHQMRDLPSKLFEPTTPSIASCPDNSVHPLSTQMIKTEVNRFLGSSRYGVPRDLLGSLRLRTSSASSSPALPTPPPRRTPKQHYCHTCGKTFSSSSALQXHERTHTGEKPFACTVCGRAFTTKGNLKVHMGTHMWCSTPTRRGRRLSVDGPLMFMGTHHVKLPEPPQRPDIRSSNGDSFFIWNHCTNSFSKNLAMRTNDISVGGGPHLSGPMGHGASSPIGGVNVGRDKFHHTEHNAALALPGKDDTKRATHFCFTRLIEEKKEIITN from the exons ATGTCGCGCAGGAAACAAGCAAAGCCTCAACATGTACAGTCGGATCATAATTTGGCTTTATCGGAACGCATTG GGGGCACCCATGACAGTTTAGCGACTCCCCCCATTTTGGTCTCTTGTACTCATGTCTGCAGCAGATGCTGTGCTGCGTTTGTTGAACTATCAGATCTGGAACTACATGTCAGAGATTGCTCTCCCAATCATTTAGTCCTGATCGTCAATGATAATGAAGATCCAGTGTCGTCTGCTGAAATATTCCATCTAGCCTTGTCGCCTCGTAAAGCAGTGGAACCAGGCGAAACAGTCAACAACTCTGAAATGGAGGAGTACGGCGATCTGTCGGAGGAGAAGTCAGAAGTGAAGGAAGAATCCATGAATGTTTCAAGAACTAACAATAGCCATTGCCGGCTAGATAGCCCCAGTAGCATCAGTAGCAGCCGGAAAAGCAGTACTGACAGCAAGACTGACATTGTTTCATGTACCTCAGTTCTCCCAATTTCACTACCTCAACCTGGCAGCGATCTGTTGGAACATCAGGGGACATTCTCATGGTTCAACAGCAATGTCATCATTGAAAACCTAGAAAGCACTAAAGTGGCAGTGGCCCAGTTTCCCCAGCAGAGCCGATCGGACACTGGAAGCAGTGGCAGCGGTAAGATGGCTGTCTCTTCTCTGATGGAACAACTCCTGGCCTTgcagctgcatcagattcaccAGCTGCAGCTGATTGATCAGATTCGTCACCAGGTCTTACTATTTGCTTCCCAGAGGTCTGAGGTATCAGAGACACTGACACAAACACCCATCAGCTGCCCTCAGGTTAGTCTAGCATCAACGCAGGCCAGCCAGTTGACAACCCTCAGTTCCCATCTCTCCCAGCAGCTAGCGGCAGCTGCTGGGTTAGCCCAGAGTCTCGCCAGCCAGTCTGCCAGCATCGGACACTTTAAACGATTAACAACAAAAGTACAATTACCACAGAGCCCCTTTGGAAGGAGTATTGTACACTCTAGCACTGAACCCTTGCAAAGTATACGTAAACACATAGCTTCAGCAGTTAGTAAGCCCCACTCTAGAAAGAAGTACACTCATGCTAGCGGTCTGTACCCTCAACTCAATTTTTCAGCCCAAACCATAAGGAACTCACCGGCACTTGGCACAGGTAGCTTGCTAAACCGATCAAATACACCACATCTACCTCAGCCACCACCCAGCAATCAAACACTCTCTAGCGCTGGACCAAGCATTGGCACAATTGTGCAGGACCTGAATGCCTTAAAGGCGCTGGCCGGACAAAGGAAAGGAAAACCATCCAATGTGACTTCTTTCGAACCCAAAAGCTCTTCCAAAGAGGCCTTCTTTAAACATAAATGCAGGTTTTGCGCTAAGGTTTTTGGGAGTGACAGTGCCTTACAGATCCATTTGCGATCCCACACTGGGGAGAGGCCATACAAGTGCAACATCTGCGGGAATCGTTTCTCCACCCGTGGGAACTTGAAGGTACACTTCCAGCGGCACAAAGAGAGGTTCCCCCATACCCAAATGAACCCTTACCCTGTTCCAGAACACCTGGACAACATCCCAACCAGCACAGGAATCCCTTATGGCATGTCTATACCACCAGAAAAAACAGTTACATGCTGGCAGGATACTAAACCATCCCTAGCCACCTTGACTACTTCTGTAGGCCTGTTGCTCCAAACTGGATCACCCAACTTTCCCTTTCTCATCAAGAAAGAGGAGCAGCCTGTTTCAATAACTGCATATTCCAGTCCAGTTGTACGTGATTCATCTAGTGCAGTAAAGAGCGTAGACTTGATAGAGGCTGGAAAAGTCCCAAAGTTCCACACCATGAATCTGAAAACAGACAACGTTATACCTCCCTTGACCTTTAGCTCAAAGATGAGCTCCACAACAGAAAGATCAGCTGACTATGTATCCGTCAATGTCACTTCCATCAGCACAAATCCCATCAAGTTGGAGCAGTTCAAGACCAAACATCCCTTCAGAGGAGGAGTCCTTGATCCCATGCAGACATCAGAGACCTTGAAACTCCAGCAGCTGGTTGAGAACATTGACAAGAAGGTGACAGACCCCAATGAGTGTGTCATTTGCAACCGCAAACTCAGTTGTCAGAGTGCCCTCAAGATGCACTACCGCACCCACACAGGAGAGCGGCCCTTCAGATGTAAAGTGTGTGGACGGGCGTTCTCCACCAAAGGGAACCTGAAGACGCACCATGCGGTTCATCGCACCACACCGCCACTGAGGGTCCACCACTCCTGCCCTATCTGCCAGAGGAAGTTCACTAACGCTGTTGTCCTTCAGCAGCACATCCGTATGCATATGGGTTGCCAGATTCCCAACACCCCTCTTTCTGAACAGAACTACCCAATGTCAATGGAGTCTGATGGAGGTTCAATAGATGAGAAGAAATTAGAAAAGTTGGAGAACCCTTCTGATGATTTAGACTTCAATGACAGTGAGATCGCAGGCATGTCTAGGTTTAATAACTCCTCGTCCGGCAGCATGTCTTCCTCTCCATCTGATAGTACAGGAGCAGGCTCCTCTGATCCCGAAAGGACAACTAACTATCATAAGCCAGTGGAGGAGAAGCAGGTCAACTGGTTTAAGACGAAGGTCTATGACTCGTCATCTCTTGGAGGTGATCGAAGTGGTGGGAGCCTTGCTGTTTCTGAGAATACCGTTGACAAGCAGTCTCTTTCCCAAAGCAAGGGTGTTCCAGTATGTTCTAGCCCCACAAGCTTTGAGGAAATGTACCAGAAAGCTTTATCCCAGGCACATATCAATCCAAACCTTTTGCAGTTCACTGGCACTGGTCCACTCGTGTCCCTTGACCATCTAAAATCTTTAAACCCACTGAAGGATCCCACTAACATGGTCTACACTTTCCGTGAACAACTAGGCATATTCAAGAACACTGAATGTGATATTTGTGGTAAGACCTTTGCCTGCCAAAGTGCCTTGGACATCCATTATCGAAGCCATACCAGGGAGAGACCATTTATTTGTACAGCTTGCAACAGAGGGTTTTCCACCAAGGGGAACCTCAAGCAGCACATGCTAACACATCAGATGAGGGACCTGCCATCCAAGTTGTTTGAGCCCACCACTCCCAGCATTGCCTCATGCCCCGACAACTCTGTACATCCTCTGAGCACCCAAATGATCAAGACAGAAGTGAACAGATTCCTGGGTAGTTCCCGCTATGGGGTACCAAGGGATCTTCTAGGCAGTTTGCGTTTGAGGAcgtcctctgcctcttcctccccAGCGCTTCCCACTCCGCCACCTCGACGGACTCCCAAGCAGCATTACTGCCACACTTGTGGGAAAACCTTCTCTTCTTCTAGTGCCCTGC TCCACGAGAGGACTCACACTGGGGAGAAGCCGTTtgcctgcactgtctgtggtcGGGCATTCACCACCAAAGGAAATCTGAAG GTCCACATGGGAACTCACATGTGGTGTAGCACCCCCACCAGGCGAGGACGCAGACTGTCTGTGGACGGACCATTGATGTTTATGGGAACTCATCATGTGAAGCTACCAGAGCCTCCCCAGAGGCCAGACATTAGGTCCAGTAATGGAGACTCCTTTTTTATCTGGAACCACTGTACAAACTCCTTCTCTAAGAACTTGGCCATGAGGACCAATGATATCTCAGTCGGAGGTGGGCCTCACCTCTCTGGACCAATGGGGCATGGGGCCAGCTCACCCATAGGGGGCGTAAATGTTGGTCGGGACAAATTTCACCATACAGAACACAATGCTGCTCTTGCGCTGCCTGGTAAAGATGATACCAAAAGAGCGACTCACTTCTGTTTCACTCGTTTGATAGAAGAGAAGAAGGAAATTATTACAAATTAA